In Equus quagga isolate Etosha38 chromosome 14, UCLA_HA_Equagga_1.0, whole genome shotgun sequence, the genomic stretch AAGTATCATACAtaacatttctatttaaattccTCATTTGTAGATTTACGATAACAAGAGCACTTACCTGAAGCTGGTTGAGAAGATACTACGAAATAGACTGAATAGAATACTATTTAGTGAATAGTAGTGGATCAATAAGGGCAAACCAACATAATCAATAATTAATAGGCTGGTGTATAGTTTCAACATATGGGCTTTGGAGGCTAAAATTTGATTTACATCagctcctctttttacttgagtaCGCTgggatatatttttataactctcACTGCctctaatgtttcatttttaatgatatttatcTGAAAGCACTCTAGAATTAAACAGACAATATGCACAtgtaagaactaaataaatatagatatcatcatcatcattatcatctacTCTAAGgctgatatatttcttttttcaactttattgagatataattgacatattgtgtaagtttaaggtgtgcaatgtATTGACTTGATATACTTATATGTTGCAAAGTGACTACTACCATAGGGTTAGCTAATACCTCCATCACATCACTTcattatcacttctttttttgtggtgagaacatttaagatttattcccttagcaactttcaagtatatcaTATATTATTGTTAACAACAGTTACCATACtctacattagatccccagaatttattcatcttataactggaagtttgtaccctttgaccaatatctccccatttccctaacccatcagcccctggtaaccaccattctactctctgtttctaagagtttgacttttttagattccacatataagagaaagTATGCAGTagttatctttctctatctgacttatttcacgtatCATAAACGCCCTGAGTGTTGGTTGCTTCCAACCAACACAATGTGACAGAACTGATGAGATGTCACTTTTGAGATTAGAGTTCAGAAAGACTCTGGCTTTCAAATTTCTGGCCGTTGTTCCTCTGTCACCTATCTGCTTGTTCTGATGGAAACCAGCTGCCACCTGTGAGCTTCCCATGTGGCAGAGAACTGAGGAAGGCCTCTGGCCAAAAGTGCACAAAGAATGTTATCCTTCCAACAGCTATGTGAGAGGGCTTGGGCCAGGTCATCTCCCAGTCAAACCTTGAGGTGACCACAGACCTagctgacatcttgattgcagTCTTGTTAGAAACCCTGATTTATTTAAGAGAAATATCAAGTTGTAATAAGAACATAAAAGTCAATAGTCTTCTAATATATCAACATACGTCACTGAAAGAGACAAACTAGCACTTGGGCCATCATTTACATAGtaaaaatgccttaaaaaaaaggaaatagaggggctggccccgtggccaagtggttaagttcgcgcgttttgctgcaggtggcccagtgtttcgtcggttcgaatcctgggcgcggacatggcactgctcgtcagaccacgctgaggcagcgtcccacatgccacaactagaggaacccacaacgaagaatacacaactatgtaccggggggctctggggagaaaaaggaaaaaataaaatctttaaaaaataaaaaaataaaaaaaaaggaaatagaaaatttttcttcaagaCAAAAGTCTTAACTGAGGAAAAGGACATAGTTTTAGATTCTTGTTATAGGAAACCTAATTCTCCCTAATTTACATCAAGGACACAGTGGATTTGCAGATGTCAGAGTCCAAAAGTCATaattaaattgagaaagaaaagagtctgGAGTTTATGTTAAGATCCTTGAAATCGGAAATCACAAGCAAGGTGTACAGATGAGCTTCCTTCTGAGAAGAGGAAGGGCCCAGACTCAAGTAAATAcattcacttttctccttttcctctttagtTAATATTAGGAAGTCCTCAGAGATTGGAATAACATGGACCAATTTCATTAATTATGAGTTCTGTGCATTAAGTTCTCAAAGACATATGGGACTAAATAATTAGCCAGTGTCTCCAGCCTTTTAATGTGGCAGCCCCAGTTAGGCTTCATACCTGTAATTCCTCTTCTCAGAGTCATTGTCTCCATCGAGGGATTCATGCCTGAGTCTGTCTTCCTGCCAGTCCTGAGAACAGAGTCTCAGCCCTCATCATTCACCAGGCGGGAGAGGACAGTGGATCCAATCTCCTAAGTCATGACCCAGCAGAGATACAGCACAGACCAGTGAGTGCCCAGGGAGATGGTAGATGGAGGCGAGATTATAGAGGATCTTGTTTCCTCATTATCAAAACAAGCAAGACCATTGAGATAACCAGATGGGAGGGCATGAATATGTGAGTTTCAGCTCAGAGGCCAGTGAAGTTTATGTTCCTTTTCTGTTGGGGATTTCATAACTGTCATTTAAAATGTGGCTCTCCTCCACCACCATGTCTAGCTTCCATAAGCATCACCCACACAAGAGCAGGAAATGGATTTCTCCAAACCATCTCCTAAGCACTCCAACATGATCATGAATTTGATGATTATGATCACGATGGTGATAAGGAGAATAACCATTATATTATGAAGTTTTACATAGGGTTTCCTGTGATAGCCTCCAAGCTATGTGCTGCGTatgggtttttaattttcatctccaTAATCACCCTCCATGATATATGTGCACACaaaattttacagttgaggagaGGAGTACAGtatgtttatttaatttgaacCGTGTCCTGGGGTTAAAAATGGGTGGGGTCAGGTTGGGATCCAAGCAGCAAGACTCCATTTACAGGGCACAGGACAATGTCTTTCCTTAAAATTTAGTTTCATGTCGttattgagcccttgaaatgtgtcTAGTCCAAATTTATATATGCTGTCAGTATGGAATACCAGATTTTGAAGAAGtaccaaaaaatgtaaaacatctcaATTTTGCATATTggtgaaattatattattttttgtatagttggttaaataaaatgttaaaattaagaaaaaaacccaaaccaatttattcaaacttttctttctctgtccaggTCACTCCAGACAGAATGCTTGCAGAGAAATGACTGAGTCTCATTAATTTCTGATTTCCCAACACCTCCACTGTGGTTGGCACAGACtaggcaataaaaacaaaatatgtatctattaaaaatctcttttaaatattGGTTACCATTTGTTATTTCACAGGAACACAGCATATGGCTTCCACACGCTGGGGGCTTTCCTGCCTGGGCTTTGATCCCTTCCAGGGATGTTGtacaactaaataaatgaataagattgGTCATTTCCCTTCAAGCACTCTTCCCAGAGTgacaaattaatcaaacctgaggaggaggttgtgggaacctctaATTTGTCGCCAAGTTGAACAGAAGTTTTGCGTAACCTGGGGACCTACCACTTGTGATTGACATCTGAAGTGGGAGCAGTGTTGGGGGACTGACCCTTtaatctgtgggatctgacactataggcaaatagtgtcagaactgaaatAAATTGTCAGACATACAGCTGGTGTGAAGAGATTTCCCCTCATTtagtgaccagaagtgtcagaagtgaataGTTCtgtgagggagaaaaggagacagaacaGGATGTGAAAAACTGCTTAGGTCTTTTCTATACAGTGCCAAAggcttaatttaattttaatttagtcaGAATGTCCATGTCCATTCTAGGATTTTTGAGATCAATGGGTGCTATTGCAATGGGGAATTCAGGCAAGATAATAGTTTCTATGGCGAAGGTGAGGCATActctttctcctctaattttaTGTTGAAGAACCTCCCTAAGATTATAGAgagtattttattcaaatttagtGGGATCCACAGCTGTGATCTGAGCCCCTGTTTTCATTGAGGACACAAAGTTTTGCCCTTTGGTGCTTTTCAGCCAATATTAAAGCTAATTCAGAACCTTTATTGAAGAGATGCCAAAGCTAATTGGtaccatttcattttttgttctataaattcttttaataaatattagacTTCCAATGGGGTCAAATTGTATACTTCTGTTTCAGTTTCCTCCCTCATatccagattttttatttctcttcttcctctccttcccctccttccccttctcctttacttccccttttcctcctccttccctctcccctccccctcctccttcttcttctcctcttccctcttcctcctcctcttcttcctcttcctccttttcctctgcctccttcttatcctcctccttctcctcctcccctttttattcttcttcctctttcttcttcttgtttttcttcttcattctctctttctttgtctatctctctctctctcctaattCCCTAAAGACCACTCTTTCATCAGCAACCAATCAGTGGAACTATATCTTGCTCAGGGTATATCCTTTCCACCCACAAGGCCAATGCCTGGTTTAAACACACAACCAATCAGGGTAAGAGTTTTTCCCCTGGCCCTAGTGTTAGTCACAGCTTCATTCTAAGACATACAGATAGATTGATCTGACCTGCGACACGAGACCTAGGGCTACATTAAGGAAGGACTCGACCCCATACTCTCATCTCTAATAGCCAAGTAATTATTGAAACATCTAAATTAGGTAAATTATGTCTATAAGGGAAGATTGTGTTACCAAACACAAACATAGGTTTGTTACCCGATTCACAGGAAACTCAAATCACTGAAATATCATACTTGCGGCAAGGAAAGAGATTTGTTATCAAAAGCCAACCAGATGAGGGGATGGGAGTTAAAACTCAAATACGCCTCCTtgaagggaaaaaggtaggggtTCTTATTTGGGCTTTTAGGTAGAGGAGGGGGAGAATGTATCCTTGCTGGTTGgcaccttcccaccagcctgcatttggccttgagGATGAAACCACTTTTTCCTTGAgtgtctggacttttctggttacTTTCTATCCTCAGCCTGCTTTTGGCATTGTGAGGCTGAATATCCATTCTTCTTGATGTTTGGACCTTGATTTCCTGAGAAAAACAGCTCATTCATATActaaggagggaaagaaagacctggttagttttaaaaaacacttgTTTATGCTGAGTATGCCCAGATGCAGTTAGcaaagattatttcaaaatttttttttctctctatttctagCCCAGAGAAAATTTAACGCCTTCATTCTTGGTTTCAATGGGAAGGACTCAACAAATGCGGCACAGTCCAAAGTGCAAGCTTCTAGGAGGCAGTATCTCAAAGTGCATCTTTGTCATCAGACAGCAGAGCCAGGGAGCCAgccagagcaagagaagaaagacctCTGAGGGTGGTGGTCATTGTCTCAGTGCCCCACTTGCTGCATCAAGTGTAGTGGACACTCTGCAGAAATAGGGTAGGCCTCCCCTTCCATGGACATCCCAGTTTGGCTTGGATGTTGAGACTGATAACAACGCACACACAAGAGGGTATAAAAAGTTTTATTCCTTATATAAAGATTTCCCTGTCTGGGCAGAGCACAGCAGGTCTTCTAAAGTGGTCTGAAATGACAGAAGAGTTCAAAGAAAGTGGCTGGCAACGGTTTTTTTATTGCAGCTATGGTGTGGGTTCACAGTGAGATTTCCTGTCTCTGTGCATGGGCCTGTGAGGTTTGAATCTCTCCCTGTTGCCAAAGGAGGACAGATCcaggctttctttgttttttaattaaggtgtaattaacatataatattatattagtttcaggtatacaacacaatgattcagtatttttgcatattgtgaagtgatcaccgcaataagtctagttaacatccgtcaccatacatagttaccaatttttttcccctgtgctgagaacttttaagatctactctcttagcaactttcaaatgcacaatacagtattgttactATAGTCACCAGAGTGTACATTACATTCCTAGGACTTATTTATCACTGGAGGACCCAGTCTTTTTTATCAGCTAGCCCAGTTactgggcagaggcaggagagaggcatgATTTAAAAACCTTTAGCACCCAAACATCATACTGAAAAAATGGAGTCAGGCACTTACATCATTCTTACAGGGTGTTTATAAATAGTCCAAATCAAGGATATTAATTGCCCtgcatttgaataaaataaagcacatttGAATGCTTATTAATGTCCTttaattacaataattttttctctaaaggagactgtatttcttattccttttgtttccatCAAAGAAGGGAACTGCTATGTTAGTATGactatggatttttaaaatctctaagtATCCTTGTGCCTCTAAATTTTTAGCCTAGTCTTTCCAAAGTGGATGCACATAGAAACAGGTGAATGGAGCAAAAGCCAATGAGAACAGAGTTCTAAGAAGACTGTGTTTGCCACACCGAGAAATATTGCTAAAAGGGTATGATCCTCAAGCATGAATACTTTATATATGAATTGATTGGATCCAAAATATAGACACTCTTACGATTACCTGTATACTTCTTTCCTTTATATcgcctctcttttattttccaaaaggtGTCTCTGCTATGTGGAATCCCAGAATCTAACAAACGCCTTGGAATTCCTTCTTCTTGGGCTCTCAGATGATCCAGAACTGCAACCTCTAATCTTTGGCCTGTTCCTGTCAATGTACCTGGTCACCATTCTGGGGACTCTGCTGATCATCCTGGCTGTCAGCtctgactcccacctccacacccccatgtacttcttcctctgcATCCTATCTGTGGCTGACATCGGTTTTGCTACTACTACGGTCCCAAAGATGATTTTGGACATTCTAACTCATAGAAGAGTCATCTCCTATGTGGGCTGCTTGattcagttgtcttttttttacttttttgggtgTTTGGACAGTTTACTCTTAACTCTGATGGCCTATGATCGTTTTGTAGCTATTTGTTATCCCCTGCACTACTTGGTCATCATGAACCCACGCCTCTGCAGCTTCCTGGTTCTGGTGTCTTTTTTGATCAGCATTTTGGACTCCCAGCTGCACTGCTTAATGATATCACAACTTACGTTTTGCACGAATGTGGAAGttcctcatttcttctgtgaTCCTCCTCAACTCCTCAAGCTTGCCTGTGACAATACCTCCACCAACAAAATATTGATCTATTTCATTGCTGCTGTTTTTGGTGGTATTCCCGTCTCAGGGATCCTTTTCTCTTATACTCGAATTATTTCCTCCATTCTGAGAGTCCCATCAACATGTGGGAAGtacaaagccttctccacctgtggctcTCATCTGTCAgctgtttgcttattttatggAACTGGCCTTGGGGTGTACCTCAGTTCTCCTGTTTCATGTTCCCCCAGGAAGGATGTGGTGGCTTCAGTGGTGTACACTGCAGTCACtcccatgctgaaccccttcatttacagcctgaggaacagggACATCAAGAAGGCCATGCAGAGGCTCCTCAACAGAACAGCCTAGTCTCAATACTTGTGCCAGTTTTTGTTCTGTGGATTAGAAATGATTGCAAAACTAAACATCTAGAATTGGCAAACATGCATCTTTGGTCACATAGTTTTTGTAGCTCATGGTAATTATTTGTCTTGATTTATCATATCTGAAAATTGCTTTTTTGGGCACCTATTCGATGGGATTAAGGGGGTACTCTGGGGTCCCACATGTGTCAGAATCAGTGCACAATTGAATCCTATTACATCTTTGGAATCTTCTGTGTTTGTCGCCTATGACTTAGGCATCCTGTGGAAATTCAGAACTCtctcttttaatatatatacagttCTCAACCATTTTCACTTTCCACGTCTATTTTCCATAAAACTTTGACTTCAATCAAACCTATTGATGCAGGTTGTGTGAGAGAATGTGTGTCACTGGTCCCCAAGCTTGGCCTCATACTGGAAGCATCTGATGAGCCTTAAAAATCCTCATGCCGGATTCCCACAACCATAGTTTAAGATTTAATTAGACTGCAGAGTGAAAAGAGTGTGAATGGTTTTAACAGCTCCCCAGGTGAGTCTAACACGCAGCTAATGTGGAGATCTGTTAAATTTTGTCAGAcctttcattcaaaaataaatgatacGTCTTAGGTCCTTTACTGTTCATGACCAGATCCTGAAGATCTTAAAGTGATCAGAGTTCATAAAGGAGAAGACTTGAAAGAGTTTGCCTTAGTAACAGGCAATGcgatttttttctcatattcctGGTAATATTTTTTCACCTATTTCCTCCCTCTACATGCTAGAGCTGGTCCTATATATTGGGTATTaagctattttgttttcttctccaaacTTAGCCTTCTTTAAGCTAATTTGTGATTCTGTGTGAGGGGTGGAAGTGGGGGTGGGCTGGGAATCTATAAACCAAAGCTCAGATGTTCCTTCTGGCTTCCCTTTAGATTCTTCTAATTACAGTCAGCAAAGTTCACACACACTAATGCCCAACCTTTTCCATATAGCCCTTAGCCTATTGTATTGTCTCTACATCCTACAGCTATGACTCtatattatcataatttttcttttatgcttttcatGTTTTAATAACTATTTAGCAATACTTAAATTATCTTCACTAAAATAACTAGtgtggtttctcttttcttggttgCACCCTGGCTGATAAATCATAAAGCTACATTGTGAGATGCAATTGGAAGATTGCAAAGTGAGCTTGTGACAAGAAAGTGATTGTAATGATTATGTCTTGGTCAAGGGTATACAATTGATACTTAAAGTAGTGGTATGATATTTCTAGTGGCTGTGTGGTTCTCATTGTGCCTGTAGATCATTGTCACCCAAGtcattatgaataaatttaactataCCTTCATTTTCATTACTCAAGGATGGGAAAGGACTATGTCCTCAGCAAAGGGGGGAGATCTTGCCTTTCAACAGGAACAGGCTCTTTTGGATTCCACTTtgtaaacatgttttcttttcttctgtcatgATCAACATGCCATgggctctttctcttttctgctacATACCCAGGTACCTAAGTACATGTTAATCTTTCCTTTAGAGATGCTACACATAGTTTCTGAGGTAGCAATCTTTGCTTTCTGAAAAGCCATCCAGTAACTGGTTTAATTTACTCTGCCTTTTGCCGCTAAGCTAAATTGCCTACCAACTTCACTGACAATGATCCTAGTACTTGATTAGCTCTTCTCATTATGAAATCCCTTCagttttattttggatttatctTCCCACCCAAACATACAAAATGTCTCAACACTCACACTTCCTTCTCTAATCCTTCTCTATACTCCTGCCATTTGGTCATTTGGGTTCCCTAAAATTTCCCCCTGACATTgatgcacacacatataattaGTATGCTTTCTCCCATATCCAACTTAACTGGGTAAATACTCAAGCTTTCTTCCTATCAGTTAATGAGAAATCAATCTCTGAGTTCCTCATACAAAGAAATCTGAGCCAATAGGACTTCAAAGATAAGATATAGAGGTTGACACAAATCATGATTCCCATGCATTCCACTTTATCTCACTATGTAAGccaaaatcacatttttaaaaagacgtCAAGAGTTCAAATACAaagattctaaagaaaatatatttggaggGAGATGAGCCCTTAGGAGTTGAGCAGAAATTAGAAGCTTCTAGAGCTGCTTATTGTATTGGTACTGAAATGGCTGTGGCTTCTCCTGGCAAAGATGAAAGGACTCTGTTGGTATAAGAGAAAGCAGGGAAACTTCTTATGACATGGCCAGGAGCAGCATGGGAGGGTGGGAGATTGGCAAAAATACCTAAAACAGAGCAAGTTTTTCCATGTGCCTGTCCTTCTCCAGTAAAGGTTTACTGAGAAGATGATGATGTTAAGATTTGGGGACTATGCTGGAAAGTAGAGAGACATCTCTAGAATCTTGTGCTTATAGCTCAAATCCCTGATAGAGGGTCAGGTTTTTGTGGTGGGAAGCTTCTCAGATGCTCCTAATATCTCCTGCCTCTTATTATTTGTGCCCTTGTATATACCCATCTCTAATTGGGCTGGACATTGTGACTTGCATCCAATGAACAAACTATCAAAAATATTGGTATATCACCTTAACATTATTGTGTAAATAGACTCAGGTTTTCAACTTGTCAGCTGCCTTCTACTCTCTCACTAGCTCATGCTGGTGGAAGATAGCTGCCATGTTGTCAGCTGCCCAGTGGAGAGCCCATATAGCAAGAA encodes the following:
- the LOC124225112 gene encoding olfactory receptor 18-like produces the protein MYLVTILGTLLIILAVSSDSHLHTPMYFFLCILSVADIGFATTTVPKMILDILTHRRVISYVGCLIQLSFFYFFGCLDSLLLTLMAYDRFVAICYPLHYLVIMNPRLCSFLVLVSFLISILDSQLHCLMISQLTFCTNVEVPHFFCDPPQLLKLACDNTSTNKILIYFIAAVFGGIPVSGILFSYTRIISSILRVPSTCGKYKAFSTCGSHLSAVCLFYGTGLGVYLSSPVSCSPRKDVVASVVYTAVTPMLNPFIYSLRNRDIKKAMQRLLNRTA